One Cicer arietinum cultivar CDC Frontier isolate Library 1 chromosome 8, Cicar.CDCFrontier_v2.0, whole genome shotgun sequence DNA segment encodes these proteins:
- the LOC101514422 gene encoding cytochrome P450 71D8-like, with amino-acid sequence MHAMEVQLSFVLIPFFVLLLVHWLTKHYKPKTIAYKLPPGPRKLPLIGNLHQLAFASKLPHHALKILSHKYGPLMHLQLGEISTVVVSSPKLAKEVMKTHDVVFANRPKLLSPQILAYGFKDIVFSPYGDYWRQMRKICVLEVLSVKRVQSFSYIREDETTKFIKSIKSFSGSTINLTSRIFSVINSIISRAAFGDKSEDQDEFVSLIRKAIAMSGGLELDDLFPSMKPINILTGMKSKFEKIHKRIDKILDNVIRKHEEKRTITKDEKKIEAEKEDLVDVLLRVQQSGSLDIQMTINNIKAVIWDIFVAGTDTSSTTIEWSMSEMMKNPRVRDKAQAELRQAFRGKDKICESDMHQLTYLNLVIKETLRLHPPSPLLVPRECYELTNIDGYDIPKKTIILINAWTKGRDPQYWSDAERFIPERFDGSFIDFKGNNFEYIPFGAGRRMCPGMSFGLASVMFPLALLLYHFNWELPNHMKPDHFDMIEHFGMTVGRKNELCLIPTVYDV; translated from the exons ATGCATGCCATGGAAGTTCAACTTTCCTTTGTTCTTATTCCATTCTTTGTGTTGTTACTTGTGCATTGGCTTACAAAACATTACAAGCCAAAAACCATTGCTTACAAATTGCCCCCTGGTCCAAGAAAGTTACCCCTTATTGGAAACCTCCATCAACTAGCATTTGCATCCAAACTTCCACATCATGCTCTCAAAATACTTTCACACAAATATGGACCTCTCATGCACTTACAACTTGGTGAAATTTCTACAGTTGTTGTTTCATCTCCCAAGTTGGCCAAAGAAGTCATGAAAACACATGATGTTGTTTTTGCTAATAGACCAAAACTTCTTTCACCTCAAATTTTGGCTTATGGTTTCAAAGATATTGTATTTTCTCCATATGGTGATTATTGGAGacaaatgagaaaaatatgTGTCTTAGAGGTTCTTAGTGTCAAAAGGGTCCAATCATTTTCTTATATTAGAGAAGATGAgacaacaaaattcataaaatcaattaaatcatTTTCAGGCTCAACGATTAATCTCACAAGTAGAATATTTTCAGtgataaattcaattatttcaAGAGCAGCATTTGGTGATAAATCAGAGGATCAAGATGAATTTGTGAGTTTGATTAGAAAAGCAATAGCAATGTCAGGAGGACTTGAGCTTGATGATTTGTTTCCTTCAATGAAACCTATAAATATACTAACGGGGATGAAatcaaaatttgagaaaattcaTAAACGTATAGACAAAATCTTAGACAATGTTATAagaaaacatgaagaaaagagAACAATAACAAAAGATGAGAAGAAGATTGAAGCAGAGAAGGAAGATCTTGTGGATGTTCTTTTGAGAGTTCAACAAAGTGGCAGCCTTGATATTCAAATGACAATAAATAACATCAAAGCTGTGATTTGg GACATATTTGTAGCTGGAACTGATACATCATCAACAACAATAGAGTGGAGTATGTCAGAAATGATGAAAAATCCAAGAGTGAGGGATAAGGCACAAGCTGAATTAAGACAAGCATTCAGAGGAAAGGACAAAATATGTGAAAGTGATATGCATCAACTTACTTACTTAAATTTAGTAATCAAAGAAACATTGAGATTACATCCACCTTCTCCTTTGTTGGTCCCTAGAGAATGCTATGAATTAACCAATATTGATGGATATGACATTCCAAAAAAGactataattttgataaatgcATGGACAAAAGGAAGAGATCCTCAATATTGGAGTGATGCTGAGAGGTTTATTCCTGAGAGATTTGATGGtagttttattgatttcaaaGGGAACAATTTTGAGTATATTCCTTTTGGAGCTGGAAGGAGAATGTGTCCTGGCATGTCATTTGGTTTAGCAAGTGTTATGTTTCCTTTGGCTCTATTACTTTATCACTTCAATTGGGAACTTCCAAATCATATGAAACCTGATCATTTTGATATGATTGAACATTTTGGAATGACAGTTGGAAGGAAAAATGAATTGTGTTTGATTCCAACTGTTTATGATGTCTAA